A region of the Ranitomeya imitator isolate aRanImi1 chromosome 5, aRanImi1.pri, whole genome shotgun sequence genome:
CAatcgcaacaaatttgtaatgggcatcagccaccgccatcaggaccactgaaaaatacttcttataattaaagaagcgtgatcctgatcgtggtggctgctgaaccctaacatgtttaccatcgactgcacctatgcagtttgggaaattggccacagactgaaagcctgctgcaacctgcagccaagtctcctcggttggggaaggcatcactataggctgcaacttctgccagatgacggtacatgtgcacctcacaatgttagagatggtggatttaccaaccctaaattggaggtgcagggatgtatagctctctcctgtggccaaaaatctggaaagaaacaaaaaagaaaattagaaatgtcacacaaaaaggtaattacaacatgtcacaagttaaggccgctataatatgcgtccagcaccattcaataatgatggcattaacacccagcacaacacaaagggtgttaaaaaacattaataaaaggcctgatgggacttgcgcacacacgcatgcgagatatgaccgggtgttgcatggtaatccccggacctgctgcatgcactctgttgtggagcgtgcggctccatgtattggtatgtgggtgcaGACTCCGCTCCAGACTGCAGGCGGCAGAGCCGGggtttaccatgcaacactcgcccgtatctcacgtgtgtgtgtgtgtatgtgtgctccctgtccaacaggaggactgggtgggtttaatcacacatactggacacagagacgtgtaaaatagagacctaacgacattcccccaaaaaaattgttacttaccgcaaggtgatgagcagcctttcctctgcagagatggccgtcctcatcactgtgtcttgctgtgtcaaatggggtgccaggatggtgagcagtctgTCAAATGCCATAATTGGTAGCCGACAAAAAGAGATAAATTTTTCAGGATAtctgaaaattgaaaaagaaacacaaaaagggttacttcacaagtattgTTAGCAAAAAAATTGTAAATTAGTCATTCAATACATttctacttacctcctcaaatcattgtacAGCACATAAAAGTGCCCCTTCTGTGTTCGCTCTgctacaagcgggtgcacccacatCCTTTTCTGCGCACgtcttctctgccgccgctgcctctaaagtaaaaaaaatatatatattttgtaaaacacaacaatgagaaaaaaatatcaaacatGCCTGGAAAGCAATGCGGATtatgtaagggtacgtgtccacgttcaggatggccgtcgTTATCGTTGGAGCGCCAAAGCCGCTATGTGCAAAGCcccacccccttctgggacgcaatgatgccagatgtgttcattgtacaaatccagcatcatcgcaccccacgcaTAGGGCCCTGTTTTATTCCTTGCGGAGCCGCAGCTTCTCTGCAAGGaacacggacatgctgtgatcataaaagacgcgcagcatgtccggagtcgcagggctgacggatgacacacagtggacacgtgatttcatgaaatcacctccactatgctgttacatgtggacgctgcatgtttggcgctgcggccacacgcagcgccaaacatacagcgtttccagaacgtggacatgtacccataacccaatatataaaacaaacagacatctgcttacctgacgtgcatgtcgattcagaattagaatcatcaaccccaggatcgcaatccggtgtggcgtgcggagctggatccgCGGGCTGTCATCTGGCCTACGCTCAGcacgtccactcattttgatgtgtaagttccaaaatggaggatggaagaagaaaagggttggacaaggaaatgacatcattttttttttttttttcccccactgcagtaagctttatttgtgtcaaacacagacaatctgcagaaaaaactgcatcaaaaaacgcactaaaaaccgcatcaaaatacgcaccaaaaacgcaccaaaaaccgcacctgcgttttctgcaaagagctgcggtttcagtcctgaaaaaaaaaggagggaaatcaggaacgtgtgaacatacccttatagtagtttctgttgtgctcaaaagtttacataccccagcagaatttttgctttcttggcctttttttcagagaatataaatgataacaccaaaactttttttccactcatggttagtggttgggtgaagccatttttttgtcaaactactgtgttttctctttttaaatcataatgacaacccaaaacatccaaatgaccctgatcaactgttcacataccccatttcttaataccgtgtattgccccctctaacatcaatgacagcttgaagtcttttgtggtagttgtggatgaggttctttattttctcagatggtaaagctgctcatcttcttggcaaaaagcctccagttcctgtagatTCCTGGGctctctagcatgaactgcgcgcttgagatctccccagagtggctcaatgatactgaggtcaggagactgagatggccactccagattcttcactttgttttgctgcagccaatgtcaggtcgacttggccttgtgttgtgGCTCGTTGCCTTGTTGGAACGTTCAGAtaagtcccatgcgcagcttccgggctgatgattgcaaatttgcctccaatatttgctgataaaGTGCTGCACTCATCTTTCCTTAAATTTGACCAAGTTTCCGGTGCCTTTGTAACTCACACATGccgaaaacatcagcgatccacctccgtgctttacagtaggaatggtgttcctttcatcataggccttcttgacctctcttcaaatgtaacgtttatggctgtggccaaaaagttcacttttggtctcatcactccaaattaccttgttcccgaAGATTTAAGGCttctctctgtgctgttttgcatattgtaggtgacatactttgtggcatttacgcagtaatggctttttttatggtgactcgaccatgcagcccatttttcttcaagggcctcggtagtagatatattcttgtacataggggcagtattatagtagttatattcttgtacatagcaggcagtattaaagtagttatattcttgtacataggagaagtattatagtagttatattcttgtacataggagcagtattatagtagttatattcttgtatataggggcagtattatagtagttatattcttgtacataggagcagtattatagtagttatattcttgtatataggagcagtattagagtagttatattcttgtacataggagcagtattatagtagttatattcttgtacataggaccagtattatagtagttatattcttgtacataggaccagtattatagtagttatattcttgtacataggggcagtattatagtagttatattcttgtacataggagcattattatagtagttatattcttgtttataggggcagtattatagtagttatattcttgtacataggagcagtattatagtagttatattcttgttcataggggactattatagtagttatattcttgttcataggggcagtattatagtagttatattcttgttcataggggcagtattatagtagttatattcttgtacataggagcagtattatagtagttatattcttgttcataggggacagtattatagtagttatattcttgttcataggggcagtattatagtagttatattcttgtacataggggacagtattatagtagttatattcttgtacataggagcagtattatagtagttatattcttgtacataggagcagtattatagtagttatattcttgtacataggagcagtattatagtagttatattgttgtgcatagaggcagtattatagtagttatattcttgtacataggggacagtattatagtagttatattcttgttcataggggcagtattatagtagttatattcttgtacataggggacagtattatagtagttatattcttgtacataggagcagtattatagtagttatattcttgtacataggagcagtattatagtagttatattcttgtacataggagcagtattatagtagttatattcttgtacataggggacagtattatagtagttatattcttgtacatgggggcagtattatagtggttatattcttgttcataggggcagtattatagtagttatattcttgtacataggggacagtattatagtagttatattcttgttcataggggcagtattatagtagttatattcttgtacataggagcagtattatagtagttatattcttgttcataggggcagtattatagtagttatattcttgtacataggagcagtattatagtagttatattcttgtacataggggacagtattatagtagttatattcttgttcataggggcagtattatagtagttatattcttgtacataggagcagtattatagtagttatattcttgtacataggggacagtattatagtagttatattcttgtgtatagggggcagtattatagttgttatattgtatataggggcagtattactgtAGTTGTTCTTGTACATAGTATAACATGTATTAAGCTAAATTAGTTAGAAAGCTTCGGTGACGGgaagtgcatacatacatacattaagtTTTTTGTCATTTTACAGTCCGTTATTAAGGTGGATGAGTTGGGTAATGCTGATCTCACCGTTGACATATCTTAGTTGGTCATAGTCTAGAgttcactgatttgtgtttttacgATTAGGAAACATGAGTGTTGTGACTTAATAATTAATTAACGCAAGAAATAAAGAAAAAGGAACATTTGGACAATGATAGATCCACAATCCAATgtatcaggagaacaatataggcGACCTAATGTCCCCAGTCTCATTGGTCCTGGTCACCTGGAGCCCCATAACCAAGTTTACAACAAGCCGCACATCATGTCAGGTTTTGGTAAAGACCTAGGGCCCGATTCATCATTTCCGCCTCTCAATTAGGGACTTTTTGATTTGTAACAAATTCATCTAACAATTAGCTCTGTTTTTCCAGTTGTGTTACGTGGTTTAGTTACTCttcttattttttatattaatgtgGCTCTTCCAGGTATTTCAGACAGATTTATGAAATGcaactttaaaaacaaaaaattaaaaaaaaatagcgatTTTATTTACTCCAGTTAACGAAACCTCTGACTTTTCCCGCTAAAAAGTCACAAAATCAATTAGAGAgaggaataaaagaaaaattttccCTTTGAGCAAAATTCATGAATCACGTTTTGATAAACTTTGCTCAAAAAACATCATTGAAaaccacaaaaaaagtcaaaaaagtAAAGTGacttaacaaaaaagaaaaactaaaaatgATGAATCGGCCCTTGGTGTTTGTTTTCCCCTCCAGGTTCTTGAGACAATTCCCAAACTTGGTAAATCACAGGACATTTAAGTCCTGCCTTACTGCAGTCACGGACCCCATAAATGCCCACAAATTCACTTTCTGCTACACACTATCCAACAACGACAACTCGTGCATATTTTTTTGTCAGAAGGGTGTCACGTACCCCTGGAATTCCCGGAGTTAGAAGGTCACGTTGGGTAACAAATCGCAGGTCTTCTGTAGAGATGGTgttatttgtgtcccatattaaaatgATTTAGTTTCCTCTAGTGCTGAAGAGGTAAATGACACTTTCTTTGCTCGTCGGAAACTTGCAGCtttatttcagctgcttctgatctggtcattacttcTGCCTATAAAAATTGGTCAGACCTCCTTGTCCCTGCCTGTGAAAGATTTGCCTTTCTGTGCTATgttctaaagctaagtggttggatgGAGTTATTGTAGTAGTTATCTGTGGTTTGCGGTAGttcgtgtgtgtttatctcctggtccctgttcccgtttagtttattcctccctgtccctgtcctcctccctattgttggttagtgcttttgtatgatagaggtttttggGTTTCCCTATTTTGTCtgtcttacatttctgtcccatttcTCTTAGGGTGGGAGGTGACAGATCAGggcttaacaggagcatagtaaggttggagactcgggcctctctaccttcaagagtaccccagggatggggatagttagggtcccagttccagggacagtctgattccccccttccttaccgaagactgtCACAGCGTGACATTTTTAATACAGGAACAGCGTCACTCATGTTTTTGTTTGTCTTTAACTTTTTCCTTACTTAGTCAAACTGATAGTCCGCATGCATTCGTTGGACCCCACCTAACTCGCTTTTATTGCCCCTTTGAATGATGGGTCATAAAAGTAACAAGAAGGAGGTTGTTTGGGATTAGGATTTTGTGGACAGTTCCCAGTGTCATGAGGACAAGGGGCAAACCAAGGTGTTGAGGGCAAGGACCCCGATCAGCCCCCAAATACCTTTGAACAATGGAGTTTGGGATGGTGTTTGCTGCTTTTTCAGTGACCAGGGTGCGGACTATAGAGGTCTCCTCCGGACTGTGACCCACGTGCTCCTTTCTTAGGAGGCAGAACACCGTACCCCTAAATGGTTTTACTAGGGCTGTGTATTGGGCGATATGGGAAttctttcaacacttttttggGCAAACTATGACAGTGGCGGTTTACCCCATACTCTGAGGACACCTCTGGCAGCTGCTTATCTCCTCTAAGATCAAAGAGGACTGGGCATATCAACATAAAACAGCCCGATCCTTCTTGCCTCAACATCTTCATTCAGACCCCAAACATTGGTGTAGCTTTACGCTTGTGAGCCCCAATGCCAAATCTCAATCTGGGGGCCCCCAACCATCTTGAAACTTTCATGATATTGGTCTTCTTATGTGGGTCACAGGGATATATTGGGCCCTGCCAAGTTCCAGAGCCCCCGCCCCCACTATAGTTATGCCCCTGTCTATACACATTAGCTGGTCGGTCACATTTTCTCAAATCACACGTTTGGCTTCAACCCCACCGTTATCGGCCATTAATTGTCCCTGAGATTTGTGTAAATGGATGAACACTTTCTGACAATCTGAGAATATTTGGGACTTTTTATCGGTTCTCAATGATCGCTGACgatggcaaaaaaaatgcatcattaTTGTATCATGTGAATGTGCCCCGATAGTCCACGCTCCACGTACACAGGATATGCCTGGAAAAACAATAGATCCCAAAATCTCAGGGCTGGACTTTCCTATACTAGAACATAAGCGAAAGCTAAAATGCGTCGGCACAGCGTGAAATAATCACATTTCTCACAACAGTGTACATCTGATCTGGGTCTATTATTACTAGCTGTTGGGGGACTACAAATCCAAGCATGGCCTCTGTCCAGTATAGTCTTGGAAGCCGAGAGCAGAGCTTGCTCTAAGCAGTTACATGTAGCAGAGCGGAGTTTGTTATGATACGGCAGTCCTATGTAAGGCCATAGGTGTAGGATCGGTGTCTCTTGTGTAACACCTGTGgtcttacataggactgccggtaaACTGCACATGCTCCTTTCCTTGCTCCCCTCTCACCTTTGCATATTTCTTGACTTTCTGCTTCCTCTTATACTTCTTGTCCTCCTTGCACTCAGTGTCCTCCACATTCTCCTCCAGGGGTTCATACCTGTCAGGCAGGGGGGACAGGTGAACCTTCTTACTGCTCCTCTCTTTCTTttgcttcctcttcttcttcttcttgctCTTGCATTGCTCTGAAAGCTCTTGCAGCTCCAGCTGAATCCTGCTCCCCTCTTTCTCTGCAGTCTCCCCCTGCACCTTGTCTGGGTGCATTTTTCTGTACTTGTTTTTCTTCTTGCCTCTTGCCATTCTCAGGATCAGTctgtgctttcagcttgcagcaccGAGCAGGTAAATGCAGCAATAACATGGACTTTGCTTCTGATAGGATTACAGCAAAGGAATGTTTGTGTGCTCCacctctccccctagtggtgccttTCAAAAACTGCATCTTATTATTTCCTATGGCGCAGATGTGTCTGCTCTATgtctccatctagtggtggttatGGAGAAATGCAGCGTCTGTTACTTCCTACAGTGCAGGAATGTGTCTGCTCTCGCACTCCACCTGGTGGTAGCTGATGAGAACTGCTGTTATTTCCTCTGTGTCTCCCATGTGACCCTGTCCAAGGCTGGCTCTGCAGCAGACCCTTTGTCTAGTTACACAGTGGGGGTCTTATGGCCCATTGTTCATTCATACTTTGTTTATTTACTTATCTTCGTACAGGATGTCCCCTCCCTGTCCCAGGATTGTTATCAGTGCCATTCTCCTAATCCCATCACTGTAAAAACAGGGAGTATGGAGCTAAAAATAAGACACACTTCCCATGGCAGTCTAGTCACTGGGATATTTTCACTGATGTAATTTTGCACAAGTGATTATCACCAATTTCTTAGTGCCCGTTCCCCTTTACGGCAGCTCAGTTCCTATTAAAGTGGATGTGATCTGAGTCGCAGTACCCAGGAATGGCCACTggatggtgtatggagctgtgaatAATATTTACATGTGAAGCTGATCGGTGGCAGCGCCAGGTGTCAGacctccaccaatctgatattactAGGGGGAGCTGAAGATCTTATTTTATACATACACTATGGACAGAAGAAGTGTTTTCATCCGCTTCTTGCAAAGTTCTAAACACAGGAGGATTGAGTCGGCCCGTGACCACCCCacaggggaatcatgacagtgCGCACATCGCAATCACATAGAAAATCCCTTTAAGTGGGCACCTTAAAGGGGTGCTGTTTAGAGACTGCTATATGGCAGTAATATGTGACCACTGATTGAATATCAAAGTGTGATCttcgcactatatggcggtacaatatgaagccCTGGACGGgagatatatttctcccagcaggataagttttggcctgttattttcctaaggttgaggacctgcagtgatgtcacgatcatgtgatcagcccatgtgatggatacctcacctgtgggtgtggctatagactatgtaatggggtttcttttgtttggcacatgttagtcTGGGTGTGGAGCTAGGCTGGAAggagcctgaactgttttctctgccacacatgtcacaaaggttggtgacatgactgttagcagccctggaatggcacctggcggaagccgctgacctggcagccgcttagttaagcccgtcccgtgaaagggtgagtctgagaccagtggttctccaagctggagtatgtttgtttttttctctttctttctgtctcggactgtttaaagtgccaataaacactgaagtttggactgtaagcctgtgtgttgccttATTACTGCGGCCCTGCCTCTGCTCACCTGAGCCAATCCCTACATCTGTTAGAATGAACAGAGTGTAAACTGTGGTTCTCCAGGGGTTAATCCGCACATTGCTGCAGACAACACAATCCGGCATGTGACCCGCTCTCATTATACTATTAATAAAGTCCTTGTGACCGACCGAATCCTGGGAGATTATAACCGCAGGATCGTCTGCCAGGATATACATCCGTCTTCTCTGAAGTTTATTTCTTCTATAAACTTTCTACCCCCTCCAGTTATCGCACCGTGCCAGCCCCAGGTGACATTAATGAGGATCTCACGGAATGGAAATATCGAAGCAATTTCACATATTAATACCTCATTTCCTAGTTCCAAAAATCTCCTGCCCATGAAACAGAAAAAACAGCGCTGTGCCATCTCCGGCGGTGCTATGGACAATGTATGGAGCAGGGGCATGGCCACAGCGTAATGCCAACGGGGCATCTGAAACTTCCTGGGAGCGGTGCGGGTGGCCACAGCGTAATGCCAACAGGGCATCCGAAACTTCCTGGGAGCGGTGCGGGTGGCCACAGCGTAATGCCAACAGGGCATCCGAAACTTCCTGGGAGCGGTGCGGGTGGCCACAGCGTAATGCCAACGGGGCATCCAAAACTTCCTGGGAGCGGTGCGGGTGGCCACAGCGTAATGCCAACGGGCATCTGAAACTTCCTGGGAGCGGTGCGGGTGGCCACAGCGTAATGCCAACGGGGCATCTGAAACTTCCTGGGAGCGGTGCGGGTGGCCACAGCGTAATGCCAACAGGGCATCCGAAACTTCCTGGGAGCGGTGCGGGTGGCCACAGCGTAATGCCAACGGGGCATCCAAAACTTCCTGGGAGCGGTGCGGGTGGCCACAGCGTAATGCCAACGGGCATTTGAAACTTCCTGGGAGCGGTGCGGGTGGCCACAGCGTAATGCCAACGGGGCATCTGAAACTTCCTGGGAGCGGTGCGGGTGGCCACAGCGTAATGCCAACAGGGCATCCGAAACTTCCTGGGAGTGGTGCGGGTGGCCACAGCGTAATGCCAACGGGGCATCCAAAACTTCCTGGGAGCGGTGCGGGTGGCCACAGCGTAATGCCAACGGGCATCTGAAACTTCCTGGGAGCGGTGCGGGTGGCCACAGCGTAATGCCAACGGGGCATCTGAAACTTCCTGGGAGCGGTGCGGGTGGCCACAGCGTAATGCCAATGGGGCATCCGAAACTTCCTGGGAGCGGTGCGGGTGGCCACAGCGTAATGCCAACGGGGCATCCGAAACTTCCTGGGAGCGGTGCGGGTGGCCACAGCGTAATGCCAACGGGCATATGAAACTTCCTGGGAGCGGTGCGGGTGGCCACAGCGTAATGCCAACGGGGCATCTGAAACTTCCTGGGAGCGGTGCGGGTGGCCACAGCGTAATGCCAATGGGGCATCCGAAACTTCCTGGGAGCGGTGCGGGTGGCCACAGCGTAATGCCAACGGGGCATCCGAAACTTCCTGGGAGCGGTGCGGGTGGCCACAGCGTAATGCCAACGGGGCATCTGAAACTTCCTGGGAGCGGTGCGGGTGGCCACAGCGTAATGCCAACGGGGCATCCGATACTTCCTGGGAGCGGTGCGGGTGGCCACAGCGTAATGCCAACGGGGCATCCGAAACTTCCTGGGAGCGGTGCGGGTGGCCACAGCGTAATGCCAACGGGGCATCCGAAACTTCCTGGGAGCGGTGCGGGTGGCCACAGCGTAATGCCAATGGGGCATCCGAAACTTCCTGGGAGCGGTGCGGGTGGCCACAGCGTAATGCCAACGGGGCATCCGAAACTTCCTGGGAGCGGTGCGGGTGGCCCCAGCGTAATGCCAACGGGGCATCCGAAACTTCCTGGGAGCGGTGCGGGTGGCCACAGCGTAATGCCAACGGGGCATCCGAAACTTCCTGGGAGCGGTGCGGGTGGCCACAGCGTAATGCCAACGGGGCATCCGAAACTTCCTGGGAGCGGTGCGGGTGGCCCCAGCGTAATGCCAACGGGCATCTGAAACTTCCTGGGAGCGGTGCGGGTGGCCACAGCGTAATGCCAACGGGGCATCTGAAACTTCCTGGGAGCGGTGCGGGTGGCCACAGCGTAATGCCAACGGGGCATCTGAAACTTCCTGGGAGTGGTGCGGGTGGCCACAGCGTAATGCCAATGGGGCATCCGAAACTTCCTGGGAGCGGTGCGGGTGGCCACAGCGTAATGCCAATGGGGCATCCGAAACTTCCTGGGAGCGGTGCGGGTGGCCACAGCGTAATGCCAACGGGGCTTCCGAAACTTCCTGGGAGCGGTGCGGGTGGCCACAGCGTAATGCCAACGGGGCATCCGAAACTTCCTGGGAGCGGTGCGGGTGGCCACAGCGTAATGCCAACGGGGCATCTGAAACTTCCTGGGAGCGGTGCGGGTGGCCACAGCGTAATGCCAATGGGGCATCCGAAACTTCCTGGGAGCGGTGCGGGTGGCCACAGCGTAATGCCAACGGGGCATCCGAAACTTCCTGGGAGCGGTGCGGGTCCCAGTTGTGTTAGTTGGAATAGTTGTGTCCCCAGAAATCTCCAAGTTGTCGCCTATCCTATGGATACCCAATAACTTACCCCTTTAAGGAGCACTGTATGaagatatgtactgtatgtggcgtcATTATGGATACTCTTTGTATGGCGGTATTTGTTGTGGGGCTATTACCTGTAGTTGGCATTATTCAGAAGCAATGTCTGTGCTCCTCTCTTAGGGGACACAGAGTGTATTGCGATATTATTTGGGGACATTGTAGTTATTTTTACGTAACTTTATTAAGCAGAGGCGGGTTGTAACTGGGAGAAGTTTTATTAAGCAGAGGCGGGTTGTAACTGGGAGAAGTCGTCACGGTGGTCTGGGCCAGGTGGAGAAGATGAGGGAAGTGAATATCCCCAATCATACAAGATGTCGCCTGTGAGGTCTTAGATTCTCATTTACTTGACCTTGTAAGTTGGGGTCCCATGTAAGACACACAAAATGAGCGAATCACAATAGTTATCCAGTGTACATGTTATTGGGGGGGTCAGCCTTAACGTCTAGGGCGGCACGAGCCGTTTACACGGCCTAACGGACCTCAGGATCGGTGAATTTATGTCAGGCTGCAATGCAGTGAAATGCCTACTGGTATAGTCGATGGCTCAGCGGCTTCTTGTAGATGAAACTAGGCTCTATCCTACTCGGATGATTTAAAGGGTGTGCAAACATATTAGCGGGGTCTTCAGATTTTAACTAATTCTAAGCATACGTTATAACTACTACCGCTGAGACCACCACCAATAGCCAAAACTAACTAGGAGTGAATGAAAAGTATTCAGTATGCAAAATAGTCACAGGCTGCATCCTCAGCCTTCTTTATCTTTTACGTCTTGGTGACATGATGCACATCTCTGGTGTCACACTCCATAGCCTTACATGCTGGCTCAGGGAGCAGGACgatgcctgagtattcaggtagctgACATCCACGCTGCTACCAATGATACCAAAGACTGCCTTCCTGCTCTGTCATAGACAATCAGACAAACTCACCCAAATCTGCTAAATTTCTGTGCTCTgcattggactctgtgacaaactcagTTCTGCTATATTTTCGAATCAACTCTGCCTTTTTACTGTTTCTTCACCCAGCATAATCCCTTCTCTGACGCAGGACTGTTATATCAGTGCCATTCTCCTAATCCCGACTTGGAGATGTtctgactccttcatcaggtacAAATAGGAAGGCATATGTCACACTGGTGAGTGTGGACCCGCTGCGCCACGGACAAGGCTTACCCTGGAGGGTCTTACCCAAAACGGCTAAATGGTCTTCACTAGAGCTTCTGATGGTGaggtagagcctctgatggtgaggttaggcttgagctgcaggtagctgccagATACCGCTCCAGGGCAGTCCCCAGAACTGCAGCAGTTGACCCCAAGGGTCAGGGATGCAGGTACGGACTCGGAGCATCAGGCAGGACAGGATCACTGGCAGAATACATATCAAAGCGGATTCAGACGGGAGGGGTTTATGAACAGGATTCAGGTTCAGACAGAACAGCTCATTCAGACAGGGTGGATACAGGAACACAGGACAGTCTGGTATAGGGTCGCAGGATGGGTAGAGGAACAAAGGACCGACTCTGATACAGGGTCGCAGGGCAGGATAAGTAACAGGGACTTAATAACATACTTGTGGGCTAAGGCACACCAAACAGCTATAAGCTGGGAGCATTTCCGGAGTATgtgtgctgcccctttaagaagtgGGGAGCGAA
Encoded here:
- the LOC138681175 gene encoding uncharacterized protein, with protein sequence MMSFPCPTLFFFHPPFWNLHIKMSGRAERRPDDSPRIQLRTPHRIAILGLMILILNRHARQRQRRQRRRAQKRMWVHPLVAERTQKGHFYVLYNDLRRYPEKFISFCRLPIMAFDRLLTILAPHLTQQDTVMRTAISAEERLLITLRFLATGESYTSLHLQFRVGKSTISNIVRCTCTVIWQKLQPIVMPSPTEETWLQVAAGFQSVANFPNCIGAVDGKHVRVQQPPRSGSRFFNYKKYFSVVLMAVADAHYKFVAIDVGVYGSTGDSRVLRTSQIGMQILRDGATLPAPRPLPGSTHPVPFVMVSDEAFPLTTTLLRPYSRRGLDARRRIFNYRPSRARRYVECTFGIMTSQWRIFHTAIQLDTDTVDAVIKACCVLHNYAREYNTDVDVEYQQPVFNPVVNGDLGRPSNSGVRVRESFTDYFMSPEGAVHWQYSCAGVEQPDQQRRMHLH
- the C5H1orf115 gene encoding required for drug-induced death protein 1 — protein: MARGKKKNKYRKMHPDKVQGETAEKEGSRIQLELQELSEQCKSKKKKKRKQKKERSSKKVHLSPLPDRYEPLEENVEDTECKEDKKYKRKQKVKKYAKNFGKALRAAGRYMIIGLQGLANAYVAPFGVTSVVLSASSH